In the Clavelina lepadiformis chromosome 8, kaClaLepa1.1, whole genome shotgun sequence genome, one interval contains:
- the LOC143469046 gene encoding uncharacterized protein LOC143469046 isoform X1: MSYLQAEMLNLGPMKGTALENSSENNESACFLNEEAVEDLIDKRKRAKKNKEFQKIVSHLETVLERVGNILLEAGISPELPPPQVEKLWIGNTFTFRPPSSCIINKDVVNKEAKEKMNNIISTFGHISSDRDKLMMEIAESFANIEEDDIAYTLERKIKKRDEKASKSSGDIVEAMEQISQALEKLQKIGMAVFEDRYLAEDESSRARRGGTKWNAAAAKKRALVMKSMIVLNNLPDDIESFQANYDEEDEGEQKLMSKISENWQEVAVEVRDILISAHELKMIKRPMKLMVRRALFLFKFLMGLLGLRSNQLKSNETEMVNLKTETSELSSKVGYLHNESKNWREKFSDAQEKITTLINESKNQDIKLESLQRSLNSKDEIITELHKEVAVLNEKLESGNISIEELETLEREKLEACRAMQRASVCEDALYEMKTKMKEIEDSKEEINIALGIKDEELEYKDKQLAFVLSELKAKEELVQKMKNLPNDDDADLRGSVGGRRYRTKSRKSRKETVSVTKRSTICASSPNLKLDVTDPEFAHKDEMMRRPISISSTRLFSRHSNSKTRLLLPIFQEFPGVKDTTADPIPDLPPGGHGAENVLSEDPPATPSVSMTPPEASPSNARRMGHGPSSKILSKEFTQMVNELKESERARAELETEVDELERELEIQDARFEKVSQDAKRQHRIQMLMEEEKLKSGTSKLYTEYLNVENIINKYKWDLAVLFEKSLMDDASKLAKSAYYYNAPTNPSDFVASAQTTNERLQEAFDSLLRAVSLGMQSMQKSQAEIRRAAEEKVGKETSNHIKVLTEKLKIISDMQEKINSYQERFEKLQSDHEECLKQNARLKEQKKELVESKNKLLVQLREYEDEIMKHYNAGMRRKTYVPQDDNPMTKEALEVVLNYAKDQNNKLQHRLAETEELLEKEKTSRGRMEKAFFMQQGNVHLPRGNIALEGSSPLSSSRKRQDQPAASQKEDGLFPSQAKTRTGKYAQTLSKLDEMSKYAKNVGMEDNLLDMSKETYKKWQHCIAVRFAHLVKKYYMFRSLKQVQKHLSDQMFKLKNQPIAVEGEDTNIANKEDKAEMKETLSKRKTRIRNKLRKMQASYWQIEHKAKKLHENHEVEKHIRENMKSHRRQITQVAHKVAGVVIALKKTDAYRQDARSESRIRIQAEVFLPTESVTSSEKLFQKPKEHNDAISETEFVPVLKNRSLSNLPADTSSKIFSDMEPVTVRSKSVLLNAKLSSSSKLSSASKGLATKRSSAKTIFNRAIPPANTPDMLEEPKAYGNVSNEQEGALDYPSVSDIKDIPLDDASLESEESDDVNDTPSRIEVTISNKKQLLVQSSANFKAFSRTNMTQSHTILPSSKRGRSIIEQYRRHSVAQKPDDDDNGTEMKWNRRTSISSFRRGSKVAFEEQSTPGHDMSHTTEVEVRQDLRQVRKALQETMRRNSTVVGSIADVPVNFSQNATTKTSRRDLQKRRQSLAYLGIDEASKTLPGFTTDELMEMFRAQQAASPHALPEYVRPFSAVQDASNKPHAAAASLSNRSPPQRRKTITIPSVKRSSETELKRTRSEMTFYRNKTSEKPRQGLTKPRSYHEVFRSSSTSKSRGKMLQRIRTCFEK; the protein is encoded by the exons ATGAGTTACTTGCAGgccgaaatgttaaacttagGGCCAATGAAAGGGACTGCTTTGGAGAATAGCAgtgaaaataatgaaagtgCTTGCTTTTTGAATGAAGAAGCAGTGGAAGATTTGATTGATAAAAGAAAGAGAGCCAAAAAGAATAAAGAATTCCAG AAAATTGTTTCCCATCTGGAAACTGTTCTGGAAAGGGTTGGAAACATTTTACTCGAAGCAGGGATTTCCCCTGAGCTGCCACCACCTCAAGTTGAAAAGCTGTGGATAGGAAATACTTTCACCTTTCGGCCACCCAGCTCCTGTATCATTAACAAAGATGTAGTGAACAAGGAAGCAAAGGAAAAAATGAATAATATCATCTCTACATTTGGCCACATTTCTTCAGACAG AGACAAGCTTATGATGGAAATTGCAGAATCTTTTGCAAATATAGAAGAAGATGACATTGCCTACACATTGGAACGAAAGATAAAGAAACGCGATGAGAAAGCATCCAAATCGAGTGGAGATATCGTTGAAGCGATGGAACAAATTTCACAAGCGCTAGAAAAGCTGCAAAAAATTGGCATGGCTGTTTTCGAAGATAGATATTTGGCTGAAGATGAATCAAGCAG AGCACGACGGGGGGGCACGAAATGGAATGCGGCAGCCGCCAAAAAGCGTGCTCTGGTCATGAAGTCAATGATCGTATTGAACAATCTGCCCGATG ATATTGAATCGTTTCAAGCCAATTATGACGAAGAAGACGAAGGTGAACAGAAGTTGATGTCAAAAATCTCTGAGAACTGGCag GAGGTGGCTGTAGAAGTCCGTGATATTTTGATATCGGCTCATGAACTGAAAATGATAAAGCGGCCAATGAAACTGATGGTACGCCGTGCGCTCTTCCTCTTCAAATTTCTGATGGGGCTGCTAGGATTGCGCTCAAATCAA TTAAAATCAAATGAAACCGAGATGGTCAACTTAAAAACAGAGACCAGTGAACTAAGCAGCAAGGTTGGCTATTTGCACAATGAATCCAAGAACTGGAGAGAAAAATTCAGCGACGCCCAAGAGAAAATAACAACGCTGATAAATGAGAGTAAAAACCAAGATATAAAACTAGAATCTCTTCAGAGGTCCCTGAACAGCAAAGATGAAATC ATTACCgaacttcacaaggaagttgcAGTACTAAATGAGAAACTGGAATCGGGAAATATATCCATAGAAGAATTAGAAACTTTGGAACGTGAGAAATTGGAAGCTTGCCGCGCGATGCAACGCGCAAGTGTGTGCGAAGATGCTCTTTATGAAATGAAGACAAAAATGAAGGAAATTGAAGATAGCAAAGAAGAAATTAACATAGCTTTGGG GATCAAGGATGAGGAACTTGAGTACAAGGACAAGCAACTGGCTTTCGTGCTATCTGAGCTCAAGGCCAAAGAAGAGCTAGTTCAGAAGATGAAGAATTTGCCAAATGATGACGACGCCGATCTTCGTGGATCAGTAGGAGGCAGGAGATATAGAACCAAGTCCCGGAAGAGCAGGAAAGAAACTGTATCAGTCACAAAGCGCTCGACCATTTGCGCAAGCTCACCAAATTTGAAGTTAGATGTGACAGATCCGGAATTTGCACATAAAG atGAAATGATGAGACGACCCATAAGCATTTCAAGTACAAGACTTTTTTCCAGACATTCAAACTCGAA GACGAGACTTCTCTTGCCTATCTTTCAAGAATTTCCAGGAGTGAAGGATACCACGGCTGACCCTATTCCTGATCTTCCCCCGGGTGGGCACGGggcagaaaatgttttgtcgGAAGATCCACCTGCTACTCCATCTGTTTCCATGACCCCTCCGGAAGCATCCCCATCCAATGCTCGTAGGATGGGACATGGACCAAGCAGCAAAATTTTGTCCAAAGAG TTCACTCAAATGGTGAATGAACTGAAGGAGAGTGAACGTGCGCGAGCTGAACTTGAAACCGAAGTCGATGAACTTGAAAGAGAACTCGAGATACAAGACGCAAG ATTTGAGAAAGTTTCCCAAGATGCCAAACGACAGCATCGCATCCAGATGCTTatggaagaagaaaaattaaagtcCGGAACATCGAAACTGTACACTGAGTatttaaacgttgaaaatatCATCAATAA GTATAAATGGGATCTGGCAGTGTTGTTTGAAAAGTCCTTGATGGACGACGCCTCAAAGCTTGCTAAAAGTGCCTACTACTACAACGCTCCCACCAATCCTAGCGATTTTGTGGCAAGTGCGCAAACTACAAATGAAAG GCTCCAGGAAGCATTTGACAGTTTATTGCGAGCTGTTTCGTTAGGCATGCAATCCATGCAAAAGTCCCAAGCAGAAATCCGCAGGGCGGCTGAGGAAAAGGTCGGAAAAGAGACGTCGAATCATATAAAAGTGCTCACTGAAAAATTGAAGATAATAAGTGACATGCAAGAAAAGATAAACTCTTACCAGGAGCGCTTCGAAAAG CTTCAAAGTGACCATGAGGAGTGTCTAAAGCAAAACGCCAGGCTAAAGGAACAAAAGAAAGAATTGgttgaaagcaaaaacaagCTTCTTGTTCAACTCAGA GAATATGAGGATGAAATTATGAAGCATTATAACGCTGGCATGCGGAGGAAGACCTATGTGCCACAGGATGATAATCCCATGACGAAGGAAGCGTTGGAAGTTGTCTTGAACTACGCCAAAGATCAAAACAACAAGTTACAG CATAGACTGGCGGAAACCGAAGAGCTCTTGGAAAAAGAGAAGACGTCACGTGGTCGAATGGAAAAGGCTTTTTTCATGCAGCAAGGTAACGTTCATCTTCCAAGAGGAAATATAGCTTTGGAAGGATCATCGCCGCTTTCATCTTCGAGAAAACGTCAGGATCAGCCGGCTGCTAGTCAAAAAGAAGATGGCCTTTTCCCg TCACAAGCGAAAACTAGGACAGGAAAATATGCTCAAACTTTGTCCAAACTTGATGAAATGTCAAAATACGCAAAAAATGTTGGAATGGAAGACAATCTTCTCGATATGTCCAAAGAAACCTACAAAAAATGGCAACATTGCATTGCAGTACGTTTTGCTCATCTGGTGAAAAAGTATTACATGTTCAGAAG TTTGAAGCAAGTGCAGAAGCATTTAAGTGACCAAATGTTTAAGCTAAAAAATCAGCCAATCGCCGTAGAAGGAGAAGACACCAATATAGCCAATAAGGAAGACAAAGCTGAGATGAAAG AAACCTTGTCAAAGCGCAAAACGCGCATTCGAAATAAACTGCGTAAAATGCAGGCGAGTTACTGGCAGATCGAGCACAAGGCGAAAAAGCTTCACGAAAATCACGAAGTTGAGAAACATATTCGTGAAAATATGAAGTCTCATCGTCGCCAGATCACTCAGGTCGCCCACAAAGTTGCCGGGGTGGTGATCGCTTTGAAGAAGACAG ATGCCTATCGACAAGATGCAAGATCAGAGTCAAGGATCAGGATACAGGCAG AGGTTTTTCTGCCAACCGAGAGTGTCACGTCATCAGAGAAGCTTTTCCAAAAACCGAAAGAACACAACGACGCAATTTCCGAGACCGAATTCGTTCCGGTTCTCAAAAATAGAAGCCTTTCAAATCTGCCAGCAGACACTAGTTCTAAAATATTTAGCG ATATGGAACCAGTCACTGTTCGTTCAAAGTCAGTGTTACTCAACGCCAAACTGTCCTCTTCTAGCAAGCTCTCCTCGGCTTCAAAGGGCCTTG CTACAAAAAGGTCGTCTGCGAAGACCATTTTTAATCGCGCGATTCCCCCTGCAAATACCCCAGATATGCTGGAGGAACCGAAAGCCTATGGAAATGTCAGCAACGAGCAGGAAGGTGCATTGG ACTACCCCTCAGTTTCCGACATCAAGGACATCCCGCTAGATGACGCTTCTTTGGAAAGCGAAGAGTCTGATGACGTCAACGACACGCCATCGAGAATAGAAGTGACAATCTCGAACAAAAAGCAATTGCTGGTGCAGTCGTCAGCcaattttaaagctttttcgCGAACCAACATGACCCAGAGTCACACCATACTTCCCAGCTCTAAACGCGGGCGATCAATCATTGAACAGTATCGACGTCACAGCGTCGCTCAAAAGCCTGATGACGACGATAATGGCACCGAGATGAAATGGAACAG ACGAACCTCGATTAGTAGTTTCCGACGGGGCTCCAAGGTGGCGTTTGAAGAACAAAGCACCCCTGGTCACGACATGTCCCACACGACGGAGGTGGAGGTGCGGCAAGATCTCCGACAGGTCAGGAAAGCGCTGCAAGAGACAATGAGGAGAAATTCAACCGTCGTAG GGTCAATAGCAGATGTTCCAGTCAATTTCTCACAAAATGCAACCACTAAAACTTCTCGCAGAGACCTTCAGAAACGTCGTCAGTCCTTGGCCTACCTTGGTATAGACGAAGCAAGCAAAACGTTGCCTGGTTTCACCACTGATGAACTGATGGAAATGTTTCGGGCCCAGCAAGCTGCATCGCCGCACGCTTTGCCGGAATACGTCAG GCCGTTTTCCGCAGTTCAAGACGCATCCAATAAACCCCACGCGGCAGCCGCCAGCTTGTCTAACCGCTCTCCGCCTCAACGACGCAAAACAATTACCATCCCGAGCGTTAAGCGATCCAGCGAGACAGAGTTGAAAAGAACAAGATCGGAAATGACTTTTTACCGGAATAAAACGTCTGAGAAGCCGCGGCAAGGTTTGACTAAACCCCGATCGTATCACGAAGTTTTCCGGAGCTCATCAACATCGAAGAGCAGGGGCAAGATGTTACAACGCATCCGCACGtgctttgaaaaataa
- the LOC143469046 gene encoding uncharacterized protein LOC143469046 isoform X2, translating to MMEIAESFANIEEDDIAYTLERKIKKRDEKASKSSGDIVEAMEQISQALEKLQKIGMAVFEDRYLAEDESSRARRGGTKWNAAAAKKRALVMKSMIVLNNLPDDIESFQANYDEEDEGEQKLMSKISENWQEVAVEVRDILISAHELKMIKRPMKLMVRRALFLFKFLMGLLGLRSNQLKSNETEMVNLKTETSELSSKVGYLHNESKNWREKFSDAQEKITTLINESKNQDIKLESLQRSLNSKDEIITELHKEVAVLNEKLESGNISIEELETLEREKLEACRAMQRASVCEDALYEMKTKMKEIEDSKEEINIALGIKDEELEYKDKQLAFVLSELKAKEELVQKMKNLPNDDDADLRGSVGGRRYRTKSRKSRKETVSVTKRSTICASSPNLKLDVTDPEFAHKDEMMRRPISISSTRLFSRHSNSKTRLLLPIFQEFPGVKDTTADPIPDLPPGGHGAENVLSEDPPATPSVSMTPPEASPSNARRMGHGPSSKILSKEFTQMVNELKESERARAELETEVDELERELEIQDARFEKVSQDAKRQHRIQMLMEEEKLKSGTSKLYTEYLNVENIINKYKWDLAVLFEKSLMDDASKLAKSAYYYNAPTNPSDFVASAQTTNERLQEAFDSLLRAVSLGMQSMQKSQAEIRRAAEEKVGKETSNHIKVLTEKLKIISDMQEKINSYQERFEKLQSDHEECLKQNARLKEQKKELVESKNKLLVQLREYEDEIMKHYNAGMRRKTYVPQDDNPMTKEALEVVLNYAKDQNNKLQHRLAETEELLEKEKTSRGRMEKAFFMQQGNVHLPRGNIALEGSSPLSSSRKRQDQPAASQKEDGLFPSQAKTRTGKYAQTLSKLDEMSKYAKNVGMEDNLLDMSKETYKKWQHCIAVRFAHLVKKYYMFRSLKQVQKHLSDQMFKLKNQPIAVEGEDTNIANKEDKAEMKETLSKRKTRIRNKLRKMQASYWQIEHKAKKLHENHEVEKHIRENMKSHRRQITQVAHKVAGVVIALKKTDAYRQDARSESRIRIQAEVFLPTESVTSSEKLFQKPKEHNDAISETEFVPVLKNRSLSNLPADTSSKIFSDMEPVTVRSKSVLLNAKLSSSSKLSSASKGLATKRSSAKTIFNRAIPPANTPDMLEEPKAYGNVSNEQEGALDYPSVSDIKDIPLDDASLESEESDDVNDTPSRIEVTISNKKQLLVQSSANFKAFSRTNMTQSHTILPSSKRGRSIIEQYRRHSVAQKPDDDDNGTEMKWNRRTSISSFRRGSKVAFEEQSTPGHDMSHTTEVEVRQDLRQVRKALQETMRRNSTVVGSIADVPVNFSQNATTKTSRRDLQKRRQSLAYLGIDEASKTLPGFTTDELMEMFRAQQAASPHALPEYVRPFSAVQDASNKPHAAAASLSNRSPPQRRKTITIPSVKRSSETELKRTRSEMTFYRNKTSEKPRQGLTKPRSYHEVFRSSSTSKSRGKMLQRIRTCFEK from the exons ATGATGGAAATTGCAGAATCTTTTGCAAATATAGAAGAAGATGACATTGCCTACACATTGGAACGAAAGATAAAGAAACGCGATGAGAAAGCATCCAAATCGAGTGGAGATATCGTTGAAGCGATGGAACAAATTTCACAAGCGCTAGAAAAGCTGCAAAAAATTGGCATGGCTGTTTTCGAAGATAGATATTTGGCTGAAGATGAATCAAGCAG AGCACGACGGGGGGGCACGAAATGGAATGCGGCAGCCGCCAAAAAGCGTGCTCTGGTCATGAAGTCAATGATCGTATTGAACAATCTGCCCGATG ATATTGAATCGTTTCAAGCCAATTATGACGAAGAAGACGAAGGTGAACAGAAGTTGATGTCAAAAATCTCTGAGAACTGGCag GAGGTGGCTGTAGAAGTCCGTGATATTTTGATATCGGCTCATGAACTGAAAATGATAAAGCGGCCAATGAAACTGATGGTACGCCGTGCGCTCTTCCTCTTCAAATTTCTGATGGGGCTGCTAGGATTGCGCTCAAATCAA TTAAAATCAAATGAAACCGAGATGGTCAACTTAAAAACAGAGACCAGTGAACTAAGCAGCAAGGTTGGCTATTTGCACAATGAATCCAAGAACTGGAGAGAAAAATTCAGCGACGCCCAAGAGAAAATAACAACGCTGATAAATGAGAGTAAAAACCAAGATATAAAACTAGAATCTCTTCAGAGGTCCCTGAACAGCAAAGATGAAATC ATTACCgaacttcacaaggaagttgcAGTACTAAATGAGAAACTGGAATCGGGAAATATATCCATAGAAGAATTAGAAACTTTGGAACGTGAGAAATTGGAAGCTTGCCGCGCGATGCAACGCGCAAGTGTGTGCGAAGATGCTCTTTATGAAATGAAGACAAAAATGAAGGAAATTGAAGATAGCAAAGAAGAAATTAACATAGCTTTGGG GATCAAGGATGAGGAACTTGAGTACAAGGACAAGCAACTGGCTTTCGTGCTATCTGAGCTCAAGGCCAAAGAAGAGCTAGTTCAGAAGATGAAGAATTTGCCAAATGATGACGACGCCGATCTTCGTGGATCAGTAGGAGGCAGGAGATATAGAACCAAGTCCCGGAAGAGCAGGAAAGAAACTGTATCAGTCACAAAGCGCTCGACCATTTGCGCAAGCTCACCAAATTTGAAGTTAGATGTGACAGATCCGGAATTTGCACATAAAG atGAAATGATGAGACGACCCATAAGCATTTCAAGTACAAGACTTTTTTCCAGACATTCAAACTCGAA GACGAGACTTCTCTTGCCTATCTTTCAAGAATTTCCAGGAGTGAAGGATACCACGGCTGACCCTATTCCTGATCTTCCCCCGGGTGGGCACGGggcagaaaatgttttgtcgGAAGATCCACCTGCTACTCCATCTGTTTCCATGACCCCTCCGGAAGCATCCCCATCCAATGCTCGTAGGATGGGACATGGACCAAGCAGCAAAATTTTGTCCAAAGAG TTCACTCAAATGGTGAATGAACTGAAGGAGAGTGAACGTGCGCGAGCTGAACTTGAAACCGAAGTCGATGAACTTGAAAGAGAACTCGAGATACAAGACGCAAG ATTTGAGAAAGTTTCCCAAGATGCCAAACGACAGCATCGCATCCAGATGCTTatggaagaagaaaaattaaagtcCGGAACATCGAAACTGTACACTGAGTatttaaacgttgaaaatatCATCAATAA GTATAAATGGGATCTGGCAGTGTTGTTTGAAAAGTCCTTGATGGACGACGCCTCAAAGCTTGCTAAAAGTGCCTACTACTACAACGCTCCCACCAATCCTAGCGATTTTGTGGCAAGTGCGCAAACTACAAATGAAAG GCTCCAGGAAGCATTTGACAGTTTATTGCGAGCTGTTTCGTTAGGCATGCAATCCATGCAAAAGTCCCAAGCAGAAATCCGCAGGGCGGCTGAGGAAAAGGTCGGAAAAGAGACGTCGAATCATATAAAAGTGCTCACTGAAAAATTGAAGATAATAAGTGACATGCAAGAAAAGATAAACTCTTACCAGGAGCGCTTCGAAAAG CTTCAAAGTGACCATGAGGAGTGTCTAAAGCAAAACGCCAGGCTAAAGGAACAAAAGAAAGAATTGgttgaaagcaaaaacaagCTTCTTGTTCAACTCAGA GAATATGAGGATGAAATTATGAAGCATTATAACGCTGGCATGCGGAGGAAGACCTATGTGCCACAGGATGATAATCCCATGACGAAGGAAGCGTTGGAAGTTGTCTTGAACTACGCCAAAGATCAAAACAACAAGTTACAG CATAGACTGGCGGAAACCGAAGAGCTCTTGGAAAAAGAGAAGACGTCACGTGGTCGAATGGAAAAGGCTTTTTTCATGCAGCAAGGTAACGTTCATCTTCCAAGAGGAAATATAGCTTTGGAAGGATCATCGCCGCTTTCATCTTCGAGAAAACGTCAGGATCAGCCGGCTGCTAGTCAAAAAGAAGATGGCCTTTTCCCg TCACAAGCGAAAACTAGGACAGGAAAATATGCTCAAACTTTGTCCAAACTTGATGAAATGTCAAAATACGCAAAAAATGTTGGAATGGAAGACAATCTTCTCGATATGTCCAAAGAAACCTACAAAAAATGGCAACATTGCATTGCAGTACGTTTTGCTCATCTGGTGAAAAAGTATTACATGTTCAGAAG TTTGAAGCAAGTGCAGAAGCATTTAAGTGACCAAATGTTTAAGCTAAAAAATCAGCCAATCGCCGTAGAAGGAGAAGACACCAATATAGCCAATAAGGAAGACAAAGCTGAGATGAAAG AAACCTTGTCAAAGCGCAAAACGCGCATTCGAAATAAACTGCGTAAAATGCAGGCGAGTTACTGGCAGATCGAGCACAAGGCGAAAAAGCTTCACGAAAATCACGAAGTTGAGAAACATATTCGTGAAAATATGAAGTCTCATCGTCGCCAGATCACTCAGGTCGCCCACAAAGTTGCCGGGGTGGTGATCGCTTTGAAGAAGACAG ATGCCTATCGACAAGATGCAAGATCAGAGTCAAGGATCAGGATACAGGCAG AGGTTTTTCTGCCAACCGAGAGTGTCACGTCATCAGAGAAGCTTTTCCAAAAACCGAAAGAACACAACGACGCAATTTCCGAGACCGAATTCGTTCCGGTTCTCAAAAATAGAAGCCTTTCAAATCTGCCAGCAGACACTAGTTCTAAAATATTTAGCG ATATGGAACCAGTCACTGTTCGTTCAAAGTCAGTGTTACTCAACGCCAAACTGTCCTCTTCTAGCAAGCTCTCCTCGGCTTCAAAGGGCCTTG CTACAAAAAGGTCGTCTGCGAAGACCATTTTTAATCGCGCGATTCCCCCTGCAAATACCCCAGATATGCTGGAGGAACCGAAAGCCTATGGAAATGTCAGCAACGAGCAGGAAGGTGCATTGG ACTACCCCTCAGTTTCCGACATCAAGGACATCCCGCTAGATGACGCTTCTTTGGAAAGCGAAGAGTCTGATGACGTCAACGACACGCCATCGAGAATAGAAGTGACAATCTCGAACAAAAAGCAATTGCTGGTGCAGTCGTCAGCcaattttaaagctttttcgCGAACCAACATGACCCAGAGTCACACCATACTTCCCAGCTCTAAACGCGGGCGATCAATCATTGAACAGTATCGACGTCACAGCGTCGCTCAAAAGCCTGATGACGACGATAATGGCACCGAGATGAAATGGAACAG ACGAACCTCGATTAGTAGTTTCCGACGGGGCTCCAAGGTGGCGTTTGAAGAACAAAGCACCCCTGGTCACGACATGTCCCACACGACGGAGGTGGAGGTGCGGCAAGATCTCCGACAGGTCAGGAAAGCGCTGCAAGAGACAATGAGGAGAAATTCAACCGTCGTAG GGTCAATAGCAGATGTTCCAGTCAATTTCTCACAAAATGCAACCACTAAAACTTCTCGCAGAGACCTTCAGAAACGTCGTCAGTCCTTGGCCTACCTTGGTATAGACGAAGCAAGCAAAACGTTGCCTGGTTTCACCACTGATGAACTGATGGAAATGTTTCGGGCCCAGCAAGCTGCATCGCCGCACGCTTTGCCGGAATACGTCAG GCCGTTTTCCGCAGTTCAAGACGCATCCAATAAACCCCACGCGGCAGCCGCCAGCTTGTCTAACCGCTCTCCGCCTCAACGACGCAAAACAATTACCATCCCGAGCGTTAAGCGATCCAGCGAGACAGAGTTGAAAAGAACAAGATCGGAAATGACTTTTTACCGGAATAAAACGTCTGAGAAGCCGCGGCAAGGTTTGACTAAACCCCGATCGTATCACGAAGTTTTCCGGAGCTCATCAACATCGAAGAGCAGGGGCAAGATGTTACAACGCATCCGCACGtgctttgaaaaataa